The Raphanus sativus cultivar WK10039 unplaced genomic scaffold, ASM80110v3 Scaffold1423, whole genome shotgun sequence genome contains the following window.
TAGAAAGCATTGCAAATAATAGCCAAAAAGAAGATATAAGATATTAGAAGAAATGTAAGAAGTAATGGGATCTCACTTGATTTTACGAGCAAGCTGGTACATGCCAGTCCCAGCCATAGCAACATTGACGCTAAAGAGGTTCCAGTTTTTCTGtaaatcaaaatcaaacaaaagtCAGAAAAGAGGCGTGATGGCATTATATGCATAATGAGAAGTGTTCAAGAAAAGGACAACTCACGGGAGTGATAACCATGCTGTAACGAGACCAGATAACTCCAGTGCATGTAACAGCTAAAAGAGATAATATTAGAGTAAGATCATTGAGAGGTATGACAAAGACAAACAAAGGAAAGGAAAGTGGGATGCAATTACCAATCTGTTGAGGGTATGATATTTTGTCAGTAGGTTTAGCAAAGTCTGCAATGTTAGCAATGCTTATTCCCCACTTGAACGTTGGCGCCCAGAAATGaactgaccaaaaaaaaacaagagacaCTTGTTCACATCCACAACCAGTTTCAGACTGCTTATTAACATCATCACTTGTTTAATTACAGTTCTGTTCTGAGAATT
Protein-coding sequences here:
- the LOC108849446 gene encoding mitochondrial pyruvate carrier 4 isoform X1; this translates as MATSRLQALWNHPAGPKTIHFWAPTFKWGISIANIADFAKPTDKISYPQQIGNCIPLSFPLFVFVIPLNDLTLILSLLAVTCTGVIWSRYSMVITPKNWNLFSVNVAMAGTGMYQLARKIKNDFASDVEPVVAKE
- the LOC108849446 gene encoding mitochondrial pyruvate carrier 4 isoform X2, coding for MATSRLQALWNHPAGPKTIHFWAPTFKWGISIANIADFAKPTDKISYPQQIAVTCTGVIWSRYSMVITPKNWNLFSVNVAMAGTGMYQLARKIKNDFASDVEPVVAKE